Proteins from a genomic interval of Acidobacteriota bacterium:
- the odhB gene encoding 2-oxoglutarate dehydrogenase complex dihydrolipoyllysine-residue succinyltransferase translates to MAIELKVPSAGESITEVVIGDWLIDEGSFVEVDDDVVVIETDKASMELPAPVSGTLTKILVQTGDTVEVGAVIGLMEEGEADSGDGGESDDDEEAAEDDSSDSGDEAAAEEDSAGEDDSGEESGEPRIMPAAQRLLDEHGLKASAVRATGPGGRLLKEDVQRHLDGGEDKADDKKADGKKKEAAKKSPEKKSGEKKPASSPARPAGQASGGSRQEETVRMTTLRKLIAERLVGAQQDAALLTTFNEVDMSAVMNLRRAHQEAFKKRYGIKVGFMSFFVKAVIEGLKEIPGLNAEIRDGNIVYKNYYDIGVAVGGGKGLVVPVIRNTERLSFAEIEQAIADLATRARDNELSPDELQGGTFTISNGGIYGSMLSTPIVNPPQSGILGMHNIVERPVAVDGEVVIRPIMYLALTYDHRVVDGREAVTFLVRVKECLEDPARMLLEV, encoded by the coding sequence ATGGCGATCGAATTGAAAGTACCTTCCGCCGGCGAATCCATCACCGAGGTGGTGATCGGCGATTGGCTCATCGACGAAGGCTCTTTCGTCGAGGTGGACGACGACGTGGTGGTCATCGAGACCGACAAGGCGTCCATGGAGCTTCCGGCTCCGGTCTCGGGAACCCTGACCAAGATCCTGGTCCAGACCGGCGACACCGTCGAGGTGGGCGCGGTGATCGGGTTGATGGAAGAGGGCGAAGCGGATTCCGGCGACGGCGGAGAGAGCGACGACGACGAGGAAGCCGCGGAAGACGATTCCAGCGATTCCGGCGACGAGGCTGCCGCGGAGGAAGATTCCGCCGGTGAGGACGACTCCGGCGAGGAATCCGGTGAGCCGCGCATCATGCCGGCGGCCCAGCGGCTCCTCGACGAGCACGGCCTGAAGGCCTCCGCGGTTCGCGCCACCGGCCCCGGCGGCCGGCTGCTCAAGGAGGACGTCCAACGTCATCTGGACGGCGGCGAGGACAAGGCCGACGATAAGAAGGCCGACGGCAAGAAGAAGGAAGCGGCGAAGAAGTCGCCCGAGAAGAAGAGCGGCGAGAAGAAGCCCGCATCGAGCCCTGCCCGGCCTGCGGGCCAAGCCTCCGGCGGCTCGCGCCAGGAGGAGACGGTGCGCATGACCACCCTGCGCAAGCTCATCGCCGAGCGTCTGGTGGGTGCCCAGCAGGATGCCGCCCTCCTGACCACCTTCAACGAGGTGGATATGTCGGCGGTGATGAACCTGCGGCGGGCCCACCAGGAGGCCTTCAAGAAGCGCTATGGCATCAAGGTGGGCTTCATGTCCTTCTTCGTCAAGGCGGTGATCGAGGGCCTCAAGGAGATCCCCGGCCTCAACGCCGAGATCCGCGACGGCAACATCGTCTACAAGAACTACTACGACATCGGGGTCGCCGTCGGCGGCGGCAAGGGGCTGGTGGTGCCGGTGATCCGCAACACCGAGCGCTTGAGCTTCGCCGAGATCGAGCAGGCCATCGCCGACCTCGCCACCCGCGCCCGGGACAACGAGCTCTCCCCCGACGAGCTCCAGGGGGGCACTTTCACCATCAGCAACGGCGGCATCTACGGCTCCATGCTCTCCACCCCCATCGTCAATCCGCCCCAGAGCGGCATCCTCGGCATGCACAACATCGTCGAGCGGCCGGTGGCGGTGGACGGCGAGGTGGTGATCCGCCCGATCATGTATCTGGCCCTGACCTACGACCACCGGGTCGTGGACGGCCGCGAGGCGGTGACCTTCCTGGTGCGCGTCAAGGAGTGTCTCGAGGATCCCGCCCGCATGCTCCTGGAGGTTTGA